The DNA segment ACGTGCGAGCCATGGAATCCGGCCGGCCCATCATCGTACGGATTATCGTCCTGTTCGGCGAAGTCCCAGCCCCCTACCACTCGGTACCCAGGCCCGAATCCACCGCCAAGGGCAACATGATCCCAAGCGATCCCGCTATCGATCACGGCAACCGTTTGTCCAGCCCCATCGATCCCATACATTTCCCGCACTTCGGCCGCTTGGTCGAGCAACCAGTCTCCGTCGGTGGGATCATCCGCAAGCACATCGGCTGCCGAGAGGAGCAGATCAGCCGCTAGGCTAGCGGATAGAGCCAGCCGCGGCTCACAGGGAAAAACCTGGGATCCTGGCTTGCGCATGGAATCACGGAAGTGGTTCCTACCAAACACTTTAGGTACTGGCTGATCAGATGGTTCCGGACCGGAATGCGTCATGAATAAGGTTCAGAGAGGAGATGGTCGGTAAACGTCGCCTACGGAACCATAGGTCAGGCAAATCCCCTGTGAATTACCTAACCGCTACCCCAACAAATCGACTCGATTTTTCCTCCACCGCAGGACGATATAACTCAACGAATCGTCAGGATTGGAATTTCCCAACCCCACAAACTGTCGTTGACCTCCGCTATGTCATTCTCAGAAACCTGGGCTACGTTCAAACTGCTGCATCTGTCTAAGCCAGCAAGTGATCGTATCCTTTACAAAACAGTCCGAGGTCGCACGATCGCTTCGGTACTAGAAATCAATATTGCCAGCCTTGAGCGAACCGAACGTCTAATCGGTTGGTTGCGAACTCAGGGCAATGAAGGCGCGATTCGCTACGCCGCGATCGATATGTTTGAGATGGGTGAAGGGGCCCAGCAGGTGGGCTTAAAAACCTTTCACCAGAAACTTGCTTCCCTGGGTGTCAAACCGCTCCCGATCCCCGGAACACCCCAGCAAGGGCTCCCGCGGATTGCCAACACTCTTGGCGGAGTCGATTTAATTATTTTCAGCGGAGAGGCAAGCGAACTGCAATCGCCAACCCTGCAGCCGTTGTTGACTCGAGCGACCCACCAGAATTCGATCATCTTGGCACACCAAGATGGCGTCATGAGCTTGGTAGCTCCGCCGCAACAACTAGTGGCTCCATTGCAAAAAGCAGCGTAGAGGCACCCGGCAAGTGCGTCTCTCCGAGGCGAACCGTTGTGTTAAGCGGATAGTTTTCTCCGTCTCGGAGAGACGGAGCTACGGCGGTCACGTAGGTACGCCTCTCCGAGGCGGACAGCTTTAGAAAGCGACAGCTTTCTCCGTCTCGGAGAGACGGAGCTACGGCAGTCACGTAGGTCCGCCTCTCCGAGGCGGACAGCTTTTGAAAACGACAGCTTTCTCCGTCTCGGAGAGACGGAGCTACGGTAGTCACGTAGGTACGCCTCTCCGAGGCGGACAGCTTTTGAAAGCGACAGCTTTCTCCGTCTCGGAGAGACGGAGCTACGGCAGTCACGTAGGTCCGCCTCTCCGAGGCGGACAGCTTTAGAAAAGCGACAGCTTTCTCCGTCTCGGAGAGACGGAGCTACGGTAGTCACGTAGGTCCGCCTCTCCGAGGCGGACAGCTTTAGAAAAGCGGACAGCTTTCTCCGTCTCGGAGAGACGGAGCTACGGGATTTTGAAGAGACGTCGCTACTTACTCTTCTCCTCTGATATTTTCTCCGCCGGCGAAGTAGTCGACCAATCCTCGGATCCGCCGGATCATTGCTAGTAAGCAGATGGCTAACACGATCAGGCCGGAGGCATAGATGACTCCAAATTCGAGTCGTTCTTTAAAGGGGTCGTCGACGCTGGCCCACAACCCGATGAACCCGAGGATGCTGATCCCGGTAACAAAGACGACAAAACGGGAGCGATAGAACAGCCCACTGGCGGCGATCATCATCGGATATCCGATCAACAGTAAACCGCGTGGTGGCGTGGCCATAAAGATCAACGTTGTATAAATAACCACGTCGATACTCAGCCAAGCAAAATAGACCAGTTCGCGAAATCGTTTGTAAACAGACAACTTCTGAATGGGAAACGAACAAACACCCCACAAAGTCAACAATCCTAGGATCCATCGCGAGGCATAGAGGCTGGTCCCGCGTATCAAGATCGACACAATCACAACACACAACACAAAGAAGATGCCGACCAGATGACTGACCAGAACCGGCTCTCGACGCCACCACACCTCTGCGCGTTCCCACAGGCTTGAATGCGAGCGTTCGATCGGTTCCCCCAGAATGAAACGCTGCAGATCTTGTTGCAAGGCGATGGCCGATTCATAGCGTTCTTCGGGTTTCTTCTGCATCGCACGATTGATAATTCGATCGAGTGCACGCGGGACCTGTTTGTTGACGGTCCTTGCCGAAGGGGCTTCACGGTTCAGCACTTGCAGCAAAATGTCGACGGGTGTGGGCCCGATAAAAGGGGCCTCACCCGATACCAATTCGTACAGCACGCCGCCGAGCGCGTAGACATCACACGCGGGGGTCACGTCGGTGCCGCGAGCTTGCTCTGGAGCCATATACGCGGGCGTCCCGAGGATCTGTCCGGCACAGGTCAGCGAAGCATTGGCTCCTGTTTTCGCCAAACCAAAATCAATTAGATGAGGTTCGCCCATTGCATCGAGCAACAGATTGGACGGCTTTAAATCTCGATGGATGATCCCACGTTGGTGTGCGGCACCAACCGCATCGGCAACTCGAGACACGATCCGTGCGGCCTCTTTTGCCAACATCCGTTCCCTTCGAACAATCGTGCTGAGGTTTTCTCCATCGACGAAGGCCATCGTAAAAAAGACCAATCCACGGACTTCACCAACTTCGAAGATGGAAACAATATTGGGGTGTTCGATCCCAGCGGTCGCTTCCGCTTCCGCTCGAAATCGCGCCAGTTCTTCCGGATTGGAAAGTTCCCCCGAGCGTAGAACTTTTAGTGCAACGATCCGGCGCAAGGTGTTGTGCTGGGCTTTGTAGACGATCCCCATTCCTCCGCGATCGATTTCACAAAGCAAGGAATAGTCCCCAAATTCCACAGGAAAAGAGGCTGCCGTCAACTGCCCGTACGACCAACGTGATTCACTGGAGGCCCGGCTTTCATCCTGTGAATCGAGTGTAAGCAGTGGATCAATTGTCGCCATGGGATCGATCGAATGCGATCCGCTGGCTCCCTCCTCAGGCTTACTCGATTGCACTCCGGCACGCAAAAATTGATCGTTATCCACAAATTGGCAAAGCGATTCAGCGTACTGCGGATGCTCGCGGAGCAAACGTTCACGATCAATTTTTTCTCCGCGCTCGACAGCTTCAAGAAGCGTGGCAAGTAGCCCTTGAAAATCGCTGCTTGACTCCATCTTTAAATCTCGATGATTTGAGCACGACCCTATAAAAGGGAAGAAAAGACTGCGAGGGGCTACTGTATCCCCAACTGCTTCATTTTGCGATACAGATTGCTTCGATGCAAACCAAGGCTTTCGGCAGCAACGGTCATATTGCCTTGAGCCGTATCAATCGCTTGCTCGATCAGCCCAATCTGGTACCGCCTGGTCGCCTCCGTCAGGCCCAGTTCCGCGATGCTTTCGAGCGATTCGGCAGGCAAATGCGAACCGTTGGAAGCGATTCGTCCAGGATCGGCCGCGAAGGAGAGGTCCTCGGCTTCCAGCGTGTCACCGGAACAGAGGTAGCTAACGCGTTCCATCACATTTCGCAGCTCACGAATATTCCCCGACCAACGGTGCTGGCGAAGGGATCGCACAGCCGATTCAGATAATTTCAAAGGCTGACGTCCAATATGGCTGGCAAAATCTTTCAGAAAGTAATCAGCCAACCGCAAAAGGTCGTCACCGCGTTCACGCAGCGGCGGCAAATCCATCACAACAACGTTCAGGCGAAAATACAAATCCTCACGAAATTTTTTCTCTCGAACCATTTCGGCGAGAGGCTGATTGGTTGCGGCAAGGACTCGAACATCAACAGGAATCGGCGTCGATCCGCCGACTCGGACGATCACTTTCTCTTCAAGGACTCGCAGCAATTTTGCTTGGCCTCCCAAGCTCATGTCCCCGATTTCGTCAAGAAACAAAGTCCCCCCCGATGCCAATTCAAATTTCCCCGGCCGCGTTTGATGGGCGTCGGTGAAGGCTCCTTTTTCATGGCCAAACAGTTCGCTTTCCAGCAAACTTTCTACCAATGCCGCACAATTGACCGCAACAAAGGGTTCCGACCGGCGGCCGGATTGAAAGTGAACACTGCGTGCTAAGACCTCTTTTCCTGTTCCATTTTCACCTAAGATCAGCAAAGCCAAATCGGTCTTGGCAACGCGTTTGATCGTTGCCCTCAGGGCGACCATGGGAGGGGATTCGCCGATCACCTGTACTTCACCCGCGACATTTTCAACCAACCGATCACGTGACTGGATCGCGGTACAGCGGAGATGGTTGTTGTGGATCACGGCAGCCGCGTGGGTTGCCAAGCGAGTCAGCGAATCAACGTCCTCATCGTCAAATGCGCCGCTTCGCTTATTGATGACTTCAAAGACACCAATCGATTTTCCATCCTGAGCGACCAAAGGTACCGCGACCAAGGATCGCGTCACAAACTGCAAGCGAAGATCGACCGCTCGGTTGATTTCGGCTTCCTCATCCGAGGATGCCTGCCAGCGTCTTGGTCGCCCCGAGTGCAACACCGCTCCGACAATGCCGACATTGTCTTCCACTTCCAGCGGGCTGCCATCCACGCCGAGGGCAGGTTTTCCGATCAGTTTCTTCCGTGGGCGATCCCACAGAAAAATACTGGCCCGTTCCGCCTCCAGCAGTTCGGTCGCCGCTCCGGCGATCGCTTCCAAGAGGGAATCGGGATCCTCAAACTGTTGCCACTGTGCCGAAACATCCAGCATTTGCTGCAATCGTTCGACCCGGCGTCTCGCTTCACCGAAGCGTTCGGCGAATAGCCCACACGAATTCCACAGGCGAACCATCGCGGTGACCAACCGATCATCCGGATCGGTTCCGGGGGTTGGTTGTTCCAGCAGCAGCGTTTGCGGAACCAATAAGGCTTGATGGGGGCCAGCATCCGCGATTCCCGCCGTCGTGAGAATCGGGATCACGGACCAGCCCTGCTGATCGATCCGTTTTCCTTGATCCATCGATTCAGCGATTAAATCGACACAGAGGTCCCGCGGCGGCCCGACCCAGGCAACCGGGATCCAGTCGTGCCCGATTTGCCGGACCACCCCGGCCGATTTCGCCTGTAGTTCTTTGCGAAGTTCCGCCAGCAGAACTTCCAGCAGCTGTTCGGGAAGGGTTTTGGGATCGGTCAGCAATTCCAGCAGCGGTTTCAACAAACGCCAAGCGACCTGCGGATCAAGGGCATCGATATCCCGTTCCCAGTGCATACTGCATATTCCAATATTGTTTAGGTCGTCTTCCCTCGACCGAATGGCCTTGTTTAGGCGATTGCGGCTTGCAGAGGACGGTCGGCGGGGCCGCCGATTGGCTAAAAAAGTGTTCGGCTACCAGATTGGCCCGCCATTCTATAAACTTCGCATTCCGATGGCAGACATTTCGATGGCTGGCACCCAGTATTCCGCTGGCTGTTCATCCAGGGCATCAGGGACTTGTAGGACCGCATCGCCTAGACACGTCATCTTCTCGTTTCTCAAGCGACCTAGAGCATACCGATGGATTTTCAAGGGAAAAAAGGCCTGATTCTTGGAGTGGCAAACGACCATTCCATCGCATGGGCAATCGCGAAAACGATCATGGACGGCGGCGGCGAATGTGGATTCACCCACCTGCCAGACCGCCCCGACGACGAGCGACAGCGGAACCGTCGCCGGGTCTCGCAACTAACCGACAAATACGAACAGGCCAAATTCCTGGTCCCAATGGATGCTCAGGATGACGAGCAGATCCGTGGAGTCATGGAGCATACCAAAAAAGAGTTCGGCGAAATCGATTTTCTCCTCCACTCGATTGCGTTTGCAGACCGCGACGACCTGGGACGTGAAACGGTTTATACCAGTCGATCCGGTTTTAAGCTGGCGATGGATGTTAGCGTTTACACCTTGATTGCCGCGACGGCCGCAGCCAAAGACGCAGGAATCCTGAAACC comes from the Roseimaritima multifibrata genome and includes:
- a CDS encoding serine/threonine-protein kinase; amino-acid sequence: MESSSDFQGLLATLLEAVERGEKIDRERLLREHPQYAESLCQFVDNDQFLRAGVQSSKPEEGASGSHSIDPMATIDPLLTLDSQDESRASSESRWSYGQLTAASFPVEFGDYSLLCEIDRGGMGIVYKAQHNTLRRIVALKVLRSGELSNPEELARFRAEAEATAGIEHPNIVSIFEVGEVRGLVFFTMAFVDGENLSTIVRRERMLAKEAARIVSRVADAVGAAHQRGIIHRDLKPSNLLLDAMGEPHLIDFGLAKTGANASLTCAGQILGTPAYMAPEQARGTDVTPACDVYALGGVLYELVSGEAPFIGPTPVDILLQVLNREAPSARTVNKQVPRALDRIINRAMQKKPEERYESAIALQQDLQRFILGEPIERSHSSLWERAEVWWRREPVLVSHLVGIFFVLCVVIVSILIRGTSLYASRWILGLLTLWGVCSFPIQKLSVYKRFRELVYFAWLSIDVVIYTTLIFMATPPRGLLLIGYPMMIAASGLFYRSRFVVFVTGISILGFIGLWASVDDPFKERLEFGVIYASGLIVLAICLLAMIRRIRGLVDYFAGGENIRGEE
- a CDS encoding sigma-54 interaction domain-containing protein, translating into MHWERDIDALDPQVAWRLLKPLLELLTDPKTLPEQLLEVLLAELRKELQAKSAGVVRQIGHDWIPVAWVGPPRDLCVDLIAESMDQGKRIDQQGWSVIPILTTAGIADAGPHQALLVPQTLLLEQPTPGTDPDDRLVTAMVRLWNSCGLFAERFGEARRRVERLQQMLDVSAQWQQFEDPDSLLEAIAGAATELLEAERASIFLWDRPRKKLIGKPALGVDGSPLEVEDNVGIVGAVLHSGRPRRWQASSDEEAEINRAVDLRLQFVTRSLVAVPLVAQDGKSIGVFEVINKRSGAFDDEDVDSLTRLATHAAAVIHNNHLRCTAIQSRDRLVENVAGEVQVIGESPPMVALRATIKRVAKTDLALLILGENGTGKEVLARSVHFQSGRRSEPFVAVNCAALVESLLESELFGHEKGAFTDAHQTRPGKFELASGGTLFLDEIGDMSLGGQAKLLRVLEEKVIVRVGGSTPIPVDVRVLAATNQPLAEMVREKKFREDLYFRLNVVVMDLPPLRERGDDLLRLADYFLKDFASHIGRQPLKLSESAVRSLRQHRWSGNIRELRNVMERVSYLCSGDTLEAEDLSFAADPGRIASNGSHLPAESLESIAELGLTEATRRYQIGLIEQAIDTAQGNMTVAAESLGLHRSNLYRKMKQLGIQ
- a CDS encoding enoyl-ACP reductase FabI, encoding MDFQGKKGLILGVANDHSIAWAIAKTIMDGGGECGFTHLPDRPDDERQRNRRRVSQLTDKYEQAKFLVPMDAQDDEQIRGVMEHTKKEFGEIDFLLHSIAFADRDDLGRETVYTSRSGFKLAMDVSVYTLIAATAAAKDAGILKPGGAIATMTYFGGEKCVPGYNVMGICKAALEATVRYLAYDMGPGGVRVNALSAGPMRTLAGRAAGVDEMLELYELMAPMARNVTHEEVGRTGAFLLNEASDGITGEILHVDGGYHAMGSPGRLLDKVRAQKP